ggctGGACCAGATGAGCTCCAGAGGTGTCCACCAGCCTCCACCATGGTTCTATGAAATGGCTTCTTCTCGACCAGTAGTTTTTATGAAACTCTGAAAGCTGACACACTGAGTGCCATCCAGTGATCAACTCAAAGGAAATTAATAGTCATGGGGACATGTTTCcgaacaaagaaaattatttcttaactTCTAAGCGATCTCTGTTTCGGCAAATTATTTGTCAGCTTGAGAGATAAGATCAGACAATATTTGTACTTCCCATATGTTTCTTATGCTGCGAATCATTCAGCCAAAGGTTCCTGAATATCTGAGTCTGACTTTtagattattattttgaaacacTTCGGATAAAAACATATGAAAGCCAAACTTTTCTGCAGGGCATATagactgttttccttctgccagCACCAAAGAGATAAATTAGCTtcactgcagaagagcagaagacaTTTTGAAGGTTTTCTAGAGATTAGTTTAATTAGCTAATAAACCAAATGGAATACACATATTTCATTGAGATAGCAGAAATACATTATCTTGAACAATAAGCCCAGCATTTGCATGCAGCTCTTGACAGCGAAGAGACTGTAATACAAGAGATACAGAATTAACAGGAGAGGACATGCTGAAGGAGGAATGGGGTGAGGATACAGGCAGAGTTGGCAGGGCAGTGAGGACAATGGACAGGATGGTTCAGGGCATAAGGCTACAGAGGCAGCTGCATTCAGCTCAAGCTACCTTTGCCCAAACCGAGATGAACCATGCATGAGGCACTTCCACCCCACAAACCACGGAGCTGTGTTAATATGCTGAGAGGCACAGTATATTGCTCGGGCACTGTGCCATGCTATGGCAGCTCTACACTACTTGGAACCAGAGTTGGCTCTGTGTCCAGTTAGCTCAAACGCTTGCATAGCTCAAGCAGGGGTCTGTCTGTCCCCACCCACACATGTATGCCCCGAGGAGCAAATTCCCGGGATCATCTTAGTTTCTTCCCAAGGTGCTCGTAAGTCTGTAACTAGTTCTGAAACAAACTGAGAGAAgggaaacagattttaaagtAAAGCAAGTGGGAcatatgaaaatggaaatgcGAGATAAAAATTATGCTAATAATCATTAAATAGCCTTCTGCTAGGCCTGGCATTGGCTTTTAAAGGGGGTGGTACACAAGGCAGAGAGGGACTGCAAGGCTGGGAGAGGTGGGTGGAGGagcaaaggagggagaaaatatGGAGGAGAAACAAGATCACCCTTTGGTACATCAGAAAACTGCTGGATTTGTTCAGTGGTTCATGAAGCCACTGCCTAAGGTTTTGGGGTGATTTGTGCCCTTAGGGAAACTTGGAGAATGTACAGTGTCCTCAAATTAATTGCAAAAGCAACTTTTATTCTGAAAGATAACAGAATGATGTGGGAGAGAATTTAAGGTCTGTCCAAAGCAATCAAATTCAAGGAAGTCTTTGCCATTACCATCACAAGAAACATAATTGGTCTAGTATAGTGTAGTGTAAGAAACTGCCGGCAACTGACTGTCCcctccattaaaataaaaagggataGGGACCTTTAAACACACTGAACATAACTAGAGGACATATTTTATGAAAAGGAGCCACTGCTTTCAAAATCAGGACTTATAAATTGGTTTACTAGTGTAAAGAACGACTAATTGTGATATTAGTAAACAGTTGACCACCACCAAAGCATCCGTAAGTAATTGCTTTTGTATTGCTGTGTAAGGGCCtgcctttggttttctttttttttggattTACGTTCTTGATTAGCCTCCTGTATTACAACAGCATCAATCAAGCTGACTAAATGCAATTCAGTATGAAATGTGAAATCTATTTCCCCAATAATTATTGGCTGTAGCTATTTACATTATGAAATCCATATTCCTACCTGTTAGGTGACAAGACCTTCACTCCCCcctcccattttcttctttttagttCTATATActttttctgacaaaagaagaatgaaaaaatatgtcttattttttcccctgctgttcACCAAGGTTAAATAGTAAAATACCTTCATTAAAACAGGAACTAATCCAAACATTGTCCTATATAAATGACAGTAAACATCTTGGATAAACATGGCAATTAACTTGGGGATCCCATGAGAGAGCCTTCAGCTCAAGGTAAAGAGAGATGCTCTCTCCCTCAGAGCTGTGACAGATTCACATCCTGTGGTGTTTGGACACAGACCTCCTTACTTGCAATGCATTGGTTCATCCTGTGTGTAAATAAATGACTATAGTTATTTATGCAAGCTTGTTGTTATGTGTCCTAGCACTTTTAAATGGGATGTGGAGCATTTTCAGTGAAGGATTCTTAAATATTGTACAAACTTTCCATGTTGGTCCTCCATGGCCTGGATTCCAGCCTTCACCCTTGCAAAAAAAAGCCACTAAAAACTGTTCTGTTTATTGTGGTTAAGACTGTGATTTTGAGCCACAGCCTTGAGCTATTGCTGCTGTGCTGCGGAGCATCCCCAGGAGCTGTTTATCTCACTGAGTCACAactcctttcctttcattttgctcTGTGCAGGAGCAGTAACTTATTACCTGCCTCAAATTTTATCTCAGGCTACCTCAGCCACCCAGCTGAAAGGTAGGCTTAATCCCATCTGAATTGGAGGGGACATATAAAATAATTGCCTTTTTATTCCTACGCACTGGTCCCAGAACTAGATAATATGTAGTACAGCCAAAGAGGAGGAACCAGTTCTTTGCTGGGCTGCTGAGCACACACCATGGGCATGTCCATTGGCAGATGAGATTTGGGCTCTCAGATGAAAATGTATAAATGAGACCTCTGTGGATATTTAAAAGGGTATTTAAGATTCTCTGTGAGAACAGAAATGTATTGCATTATCCAGGCTCATGCATGCACTGCTGGAGCTGCGGTGGTGCTGTGTGTCAGGCGGACACTGTCTGCTACCATCAAGGCAGTGGTGTTCAAGTTGTTCTGTATGCATGCGTGCGTACATGAGGCTCATGAAGGACTGTGGAGCTGGCATCAAAGTGTAAAGCAAGAATAGCGCAAGCAGAAATAATATATGACCCTGAACCACCCCAGACATGAACACAAATGGGAGTTGTCTGGATAGAGAAAGACTGACAGCTCTTTGAATTCAAGCACTAAATAAAGACGTGCATTTGTGGTGCTCCTACAAGGACTCCGGTTCCAGAAATCAATGCAAAGATTTGTTCAGCCCAACATGTggcatttttctccccttctcagACAGACTAATATTACATAGAAACTTGCTGTCTGCATTACATCTCCTTTTTCTGGTAGACAATAAGGCATTCTCCAAAACTGACTTAATAACAGCAATAAGAGAGGTGGATTGTCACTTCAGGTTACTCAGACAGTGGTTAAAGTTAGTAAAGGttcaggctgctgctttgcGCTGCAAATGCTGCGTGACAGACCAGCCTGCTGAGGAGCCCAGTTGGAGGTGCTGGACCCCAGATCACTCCTCAGACACCAGGATGGTGGCTGCAGCATTCATTTTCTCATGAAGACatctgcatttccttctctccatACTTCTCTATCCCTGCTGGAGAGCTGAAAGTGTAACCTCAGCACAGTCAGTGCTCTTCTCTCACACACCAGGACAAGAAATACCATTAGCATGTGAATGATGTATGAGGTGAATGGTTCCTGTACCCCTCCTTTTTGTTTAGGGGTTGACCGCAAGCtgttccctctctccttccctcccacagTACATCATGGATCTAAAGTTTTGACCCTCACTCTCTGCAATGCACTTCTCCTATGCACAACTGCTTCGCAACAGGGGCTGTGGAATTAGGCATAAGGCAGCAGCATATGACAAATGATGCTCTTTTGTAGACTGTGCAGAGCTGGAGGTCAAACACACTATTAATAAttctgtgactttttaaaagctgtatttcctcCATTTGTTGGCAACATGATTTGAAAGGTCTGTGCAAGCCACTtaaaacagcagctgaacagaGGCATTTCAGCACTGTCCGATATTGATTTTGGCCTCTAACTCGCCTCTTTGCTAAGACTGGTTTCCATATCCTGTGAAATTTAAGTGAAGATATTTCCCATCTCAATAGCTGTGCATTGTCATTTGATACCATAGATAAGCCAGTAGTATCTTCCTTAGTAACATGGTTTGGCTCAAAGAGCAAGAGTGCCACAAAATGTCCATCCTGGACCATTGCTGCCCACATTGAAGAAAGGCTGAGTGAGGAACGGATGGAGGTGGGCTGGAGTGGGGAACCCAGTCACCAGGCTGCTCACCAAGCTCAAcctgtaccaaaaaaaaaatgaacacagcaTAGAGCTGGTACAGCAGATTATTTCTGCCTCCAGACAAGGGGTCCCAAGGAACAAGAAACTTGAGTAAATTCAAAGCAGTAGTTGGTGCGCTCCCACAAAACAGAAgcttaaaggaaaaagacattCAGGAAATTTAGCAAATCCTTAACCAAAATTAAGGAAACAAGATAAGCATAtgtgaaatgcaaaaatgaaaagctggacatgagctggcaatgtgcactcgcagcccagaaagccaaccgtatcctgggctgcatcaagagaagcgtggccagcaggtcgagggaggtgattctgcccctctactctgctctggtgagacctcacctggagcactgcatccagctctggggccctcagcacaagaaggacatggacctgctggagcgggtccagaggagggccacaaaaatgatccgagggctggagcacctctcctacgaaaaaaggctgagagagttggggttgttcagcccagagaagagaaggctctggggagacctcatTTTggcctttcagtatttaaagggggcttataagaaagatggggacaaactttttagcagggcctactgcaacaggacaaggggtaatggttttaaactaaaagagggtagatttagactagatataaggaaggaattttttacaatgagggcggtgaaacagtggaacagattgcccagagaggtggtagatgccccatccctggaagcattcaaggtcaggttgaactgagctctgagcaacctgacgtagttgaagatgtccctgctcattgcaggggggttggactatatgacctttaaaggtccctttcaacccaaactgttctatgatacTACGAAAAATAAGCATTGTAAACATTGGTTTGTCTAATCATGAGAGTGAcctaaaatgtaagaaatttgCCCACTGGAGAAATTAAGacatatttaataattaataattttatgtgGGGACAACAGGCAAGGACAGCAAGTGAGATCCtgctagaagagaaaaaaggtcaTGATGAAGTCCTCTATATTtatactagaaagaaaaaagacaaagaactgGTGTTCTGCtttgtggggagggagagaggagcacAATTGAAAATGACGCTGAGAAGGCTGAAGTGTTTCAGcctattattttttctttacctcATTAAAAGATCTAAAGGAATTCAGACTATCCATAGACTTTAGAACTTATTAAGAACTTAGGCTGGTAGAGAGCTGAAAAAGAGGCTATATAGATACACTATATGTCTTCAAATCACGTGAGCCTTATAAAATTCACCCCAGAGTGCTCAGGGAATTGAGTAAAGCAATTTCACAGCCATGAGCAATTATCTTTGAGGACTGATGGAGGGTGAATGAAGTTCCAGAAGACTGGAAAATGACCTCTCAAGAGCTCTTCCAGACATGGTTACCATTCCTGtaaggagggaaaaacaaaggtaAGATTGTGACTTATTGATCCGTAGTTCCTTCTTTGGGAAGCCACAGCGGCAAAGCAACTACTTGGTATTCTCACTATAGGCAAAGCATAAAGTTTTGAGAACATGGGGTCAGGCTGGATCAAATCAAAGGTGTGTCTATCACAAAATTATCTCAGAGAGTAGCCTGCAGCAGATACCGCTGTATCTAAAATGAAGTGTAGGGCAAGCATGCACCGGCATACTGTCTCAGCTCTTAGCAATCAGAAGCTTAGGGACTTACAGAGCTAGAGACTTTGCATCTTTCTGTTAATAGCCCTCCGTGACCCTTAATAGCCCTTAACAATTACTAACCAAGAGATCTTAAAAGTACTGTCTTTATTACATGAAATCAGAAGATAACACATAGAAACTGAAGATAGTCACACACTTTCTGCTACTCTGCCTTTCAGTGAGTATTTTTTTGTTCCCAGCTTGGATATATTGTTATCAAGCATACATTCATTTCATGAACAGCTAATCCTTGAGAAAAGCAATATCAAAATGTCAGGATAGCTACTTGATATTATTTACATCCGAGCACAGTTACTCTGGCTAGTTTGCCAGAAGCTGCTTCATGTTAGAGTTGaaccaaatttattttaagctaTAAAGAGACAAAAGACAATCTCCTGTAGATGGATACACTGCAGTTGGAGAATAGTGATTAAAGgactttatttacatttctagCTGATCAACATCTTTTAGATACTTCTAATGGgaagaattgatttttttcctctacaaaaAGGACTTAATCAATTTTgcttctggaaatgttttattcaaCAATAGCTAAATTTCCCTGCATACACATCTGTCAAAGCAGAGTCtatttttggaaaagagaaGCCTTTTGTGCTGATATAAAGATAtctcttttattatttcaacaGAAGCCTATTGATTTTTTGAAACCTTGAAAAAAGCTTACTATAATACAAATGCCTTAAGTGTGCAAAACCTTCCCCAAATTCCTGCAAATATTAGCAAAATTTAGTTTGGGTTGGCTTTtctaggatttttaaaaattattttgtactagaaatgaaactttaatggtattcttcagaaaaaaatatacatttgtcATCCATtttgtattcatttattttgtaataattaAGCTCTTTCTGCAGTGCTGGACTGTGACTTAAAAGGCCTTGGTTTCTGTCCTCAGCTCTCCAGCTGGCTCTCTGGGCAAAGGAGGTGAGTCACTTCATCTGTAAAACGGGGGCAGTATGTGTTCCATACAGCACTTTGATATCTATGTGCCGGAGGCTTCTTGTAAACTTTATGTCTCATGCCCCACGATATCTCACTTCTCAAGCAGTTGCATACATGCAGATGGAAGCACTGTCAGCGCTGGTCTGCAAGTTATACACTGGGTGCAGGTgaataaaaaatacatgtgtttGTTAAGATTGCAATGCCCTTATTCACAGTGATGACCAAACGCCCATGAAGTGCAACTCAGTTAACAGTAATACCTCAGTATTTTTACCACGCGTAAAGGTGGACAAATCTGCACCTAAATGAGCAGAAAACTCTTTACAAGTCTTTACTACAGCAAGTCTGCAGAAGTATTTTAACTGTGGATTTGTATTGAAAAACctaataaaaatatgcattatttGGCTGAGTTTCTACAGCAGACACCACATTTACACAAACAAATATTAACCAGGTTCATTTCAAAGAAGAGGTTCTTGTCTGGTTTTATGCAAATTTATAACAGCcacaatttaatttaaactggTAAGAAAATCAGAGAAGTCTCACCTCCCTGCAATCTATAGGACTCTCAACCTTGCCAGGACTTacaaacatggggaaaaaaaagtccctgTGAATATAGTACATGGCGATGAATccttcaaaatttaaaaagattaaGAAGAATCCTGTAAAAAAGAGTAACAATAAATTTAGTGTTTGCTTTCAGTTAGAAAGCATCTCAGATCTTTAAGCTGATGGATTGTCATATCTATAAATACACCTACTCTCTTAACCTCTTACTAACCATCAGTTGCACACCATAGGCTACATCTGGCACCAGTGCAATGTTACTGCAGCCAATTCGGTCACCTCAGGGACACATTTATTACTGCTATGGCAGTAACAGCCTGAAACCTGAATTGCAAATCGGGGCCCTGTTGTACCCGGTACTGTGGAAACTGGTAATAAGAGCAGACAGCCCCTGGATCCACACCCACCGCGGCACTCCCACCCATGCTTTGATTCATGCGATAATGGCAGGAAAGGGTCTGATCCTGTCACACTGGAATGAAAAGTGACATTACAAGGCATAACCTGCATTGCACGCCTTTGTATCTCATctggggggggagcaggggttGTCAGAGGTGGTTAAGGTGCTTAACTGACATGCACTGGGCATCCGGGAGAAACAAAAAACGggagaaacaaaaagcacaaGCCAGGAGCAAACCCTGGCTCACTGGTGgtcctgctcagctgctgggacTGGTCCCtgctggccccgcagcagcacCCCCCCATCGCTGCCCCACTGGTACAGCCATGGCAGGCTGGTGTCCCTTCTGGAACGGGGAGGTGAACCTGCCGTGTCTTCCCTGCAGCGAGCCCAGGTGGCCATGCCCAGCCCGCAGCCCTCCAggagcacagctcctgcctctccctgcaccACCCGCTGCCACCGGTGCTTGCCGGGGACCCCGCGCCCACCCCCTGCCACTGTGGCCAGCGCTGGGCCCGGCACCAGCTGCCGTCTAGCCCTGGCTGCAGAAAAGCCAGGCCGGGGCGAGGACGCGGTACCGCAGCGGTTACGCGCGTGGTTATGGCAGGCAGGGGCTCGACACCCACCTCCCGCCACAGCACCTCCCTGGCCTCGCACAGCCCTGGCTGGTCCCACCCTCctccttttcaattttttgGTTGTAAGAAGTTAGGCGGGACACTGGCGTAGCGCAGTGTTAAAGCCGGCACTGTCTGGCAGTTTCTGGCTGGGAAGGACGGGCCAGCAGCGTCACGGTCGCTGGGAACTCAGGGCAAGCTCGGGGTGCCGGCGCAGCCGGGTCCGGAgctgcccctctgcccgcgtGGGCCCCGCCATGGCTGCCGGCGCCTGAGGACGAGGGGCTGCGCCCGTGGCGCGGAGCGGGACAGCCGACCGCCGCAACCGCTCTTCTGCGAGGAGCAAAGAGGACCACGGCGACAGCGCTCAGCTTTacagacttttattttttcaatctGTACAGAACGCTGTTGCTATTGGAATAAGGCATCAAACGCACTGTTGAAAAGCTCACGATGGACTCTGGCGTTTCACCCTGTGGTGGGTCAAAAAGGAGTCTGACAAGATTAAACTGTTTGCTTTCCCAGTCGGTAAACTTTATATTCAttacagacagatttttaaaagaattacaaagattaaaaaactgTAAACATATCAAAACCAGCGACAACCCAGTGTAGCTTCCTAGGAGAGAGCCTCAGGCGTTTCTGCCGTGGGGCGGGCTTGGGGCTGGCAGTGAGAAGGCGAGGCTGGGACCGCGTGGCGACGGGCCTCCTTTTTGGTGAGAGTCCCCCGCAGGTGCCAGGCAGCTCCCAAGCGGCCAGCCTCGGCCACAAACGTCTAATcgagaaaaagaaactgagaagagGGGTCAGCGGGAGCTGTTTGAAGAGCGGGGAGCCAGCgggcgccgccggcccggctGCAGGCCTCGGGTCCCTCCGGCGGCAAGGCGGAGGCCAGGGCAGGGCCCGGCCTGCGGACACGCCATGAGGTAGAAATGGGAGTGTGTCACGTTTTGCTGTTGGGGTCGGTCAGAAAGAAACTGACTGACGGCACAAATCCCGATATGTTGCCAGGGGACTCCAGGGGGCACCTAAACCCCAGCTGGTACGCCCCAAAATTTAGATCCCCAAAGAAGAAAGCTCTCCAATGATCCATACGACAACTTTAGCCcaggcaacaaaaaaaagccaacaattTTTCTCACACCCGTACCCTTAAAGCACTTAATTTTGGAGCAGGGGAAACCAAATTGTGAGCGTGCACGAGAGGGCAATTGATTTCCCTTGGCCTCAGCCTTTGGTACTGCCTCGTGCGAGGTGAACGGTGCGAAGGTTCATCCACCGCGCAGCGGGCTAATACATTAATTTTCCACCATTGGCCGCCAGACAGCAAGTGTTTTGGTCTCTGTCACACCACCCAGCACGAGAACCTGAGAGTCCAGAGGTTTTGTATCGCACCACCAACCCATGCAGTCCTGTAATTGGTAAAGGTATCTTGTTGGGTGATCAGACAAATGTCCTGAGTTTTTACCTGCTAAGCTCCTGCGCTCTGAAGGCCGCCTTTTGCCTCTTTCATAGCGCACACTAACACCAAAATAAAGAAACTGTGTTAGTCCTGTTACTTAAATTTTCTTACTCCTCACGCTTCTGCAGTGTATATTTAGATTATTAGGTTGACTTACGTTTCCTTAAAATGCTCAGGGAAAATTTGAGGGTTCATTTAAGTATTGCAGGCTCATGATCTGTGACAGGCATTTTACAAAGTGTCAGAAAACTTCTCACTTGATAATAACATACTGACAGTCAGGGGAGCGTTCCCTTTTCTAGTGCTAATAATCAGCATTAAGGCATGCCATGGTTCCTACAAGAAATTTGTGATCCTTACAGCTTTAGCTGTCATCTTCCTGTAATAATGGAATGTACTCCAATTTTATGCATAtgtatcattaaaaaataaaaataatggctCTCAAAACCACCAGCCTCAGTTTTAGAGCTTCTGTTGTGTAGGTGAGTCCAGTGATTCCCGTTAGGGGCCCAGGCTAGTGAAAGGGTTTTTGTTCCCCGCGATGTCTGTCCCCTGCCCCACGCTGTCTCGCGTGCCCCCGGCTCAGCACCATTTGCCCTTTTGTGTGGCACAGCTTTCCCCGGACCTCTGGAGGCCATGGCCAGCCCCTCCCCGTCCTCGGGGCAGTACGGGAGGCAGCGCGGTCCCCACCGCCCCACCTCGAGGGCCTTGCAGGCAGTGTCCACGTACCCACCAGGAGGCAAAGGCCAGCTAAGGAGGAGCCTTCCTCTTCCGTGTCCTGCTTCTCAGGCTATTTCCTTCCTCACTCTCACCGATCACAACAAGCTGAAGGCTTCTCCTTACATCTGGAAGCTATTCCATTTATTTACCCTAGAAATTCAATCCTGAATCCCTGATGACACATCTAGAGGGATGTAAGCTCTCCAAAGACGGCTGTGGAGATGCTGGCCACTGCTGAGCTCCTGCCCACGAACACGCTCTGTATCATGACATAAACTGGCAAAATCATCTACTAGGCAGCAGCACCACCTAACAAGGCTGCTCATTTAATTACCAAATAACACTGAACTAAAGCGGCAGTTAGAGCAGATAACATCTGAAGCAGCATCTCTTTTGCAGGGCCAACAGTAAAGCCTGGGTACCATACCATGCTATTTACAGTGACCAAAGGCACGAACCTGGAGCAGCGCAGCTCCTTGGGCCCTCGGTCAAAGGCACCTGTGCCAGCACCCGCGGCCGGCAAGCAGGAGGGACTGAACTAGGTGAGTGCCAGACTCGGGTGCTGCACACGTCTCCTGACGTGAACAGCCAGAGAAGAGGGAATGATGAACCAGGTGGCAAAACAGCGTTCAGTCTCTCTGCGTGAGGACCCCATGTTTCCACCTGCCACTTGTTATTCTGAACCTTGTGCTGCCACATATTCCTGGGTGAAGGGGGCATAAAGGAGATCTCCTCCCCCCCTTCCAAGAGAACTCTTCTCAGGTATGTCACAGTGGGAAAAGAAGTcttacttcaaaaatatttgatatTCCTGATACTTGAGACTTAACTCACAACTGACAAGGCTGTGACGGTGAATCACATGTTTCTACTAAGACTCTGCAGTCAGGGACTGTACAGACAGGGCTCTTCACTCATGTTTGGCTTTGGCAGGgacacagatatatatatattaatgtacatatatatgttaacaggacatatatatatataaaccacTGTAAGTAAGAACTGACAGTGGTGCATACAACAATCTTTGTTGGTTTTCTCAGCACTGCAAGAACACAACTTCAATGCTCCACAGAGACTGGCTGATAATAAAGTAAATAGCATTAGTGGTACAGGTTTTTGGCTACTGTGCCACAGAGCTGTGATTAATAACCACATGTACCCTTGATCATCCCCTATGTTAAGTGAGTCCCATGTCAGCCAGTAATCTGCCTGATATGTAGCCTTGGTATTTCttgacaatttattttttacaaataaattggTTTTTATTGAATGAGCCCCAGAAAGCTCCTTCCTGACCTTTTCTTGCTGGTTATGAGGAGTCTGACAGCCTAGTGACATAAAACTGAAGCCTCAAAAGGACTAGTAAGATGCAGACAGCCCCAGTATAAGCAAAGCCCTGCAGCTGAGCTTGAATTCCTTCTGGCAGCCGTACTGAAGGAGAAGTGTTCAGTCTCAGCATCCCCATGCTTTTTCACTCTTTGGGTCTTTTGAGACTCCAAACAAGAGGTCAGTTAATTCAAGTTATGGCAGTTTTCATACAAGACATCTGTCCACCAGGAACTAAACTTCTTTTATATGGGTCACTATAGCTATCAGAAGTTAATGACTATCAATCATCGCTAATCTGAACTGAAATGGAGCCACTGACCTCAAGCTGAAAGAGCCTTTTGTCTCCTGCCAATACCAGTAGCCATATGGTTCCCTGCCCTTTGCctcttattttatattttaagtaatCATTACTAATTGTACAATTGTTTGAAAATATGGGAGGTTTGTGGCAAGTCATGACCAAGTGGTGTTCTTTTGTCCCTTAGCTCTCACTCAATAGAAGAGAAGGGATCAGCTTAAAATTAAAGGATAAAAAAGCATCTCTCAATTAAATACTAGCCCTGCTATTTGATTATTGGTCCTGCTTCTTAACAGTCTACCAAGTAGACTGTTAACAATCCTGCAGACTGCAATAATTAACAGCTTCCAAAGTGTCAAGGTCATTCCTGTTCTATATGGGAGTAGTAAGAAAATTATATAGGCAAGACACCAATGGAATGTTTTATATTAGGATAAAGGAGTATCTGAGGAACCTACTTATCACAAATCTCTTTTTATTCAgtggttttcattattttatatcaGTTGCATTTTCTCTGGCAAGTTTTCCCTTTACAACAAGTGCTCATATACTGCAAACATTCGATTATAGAGCTTAAGAAAAAACCATTCTTCTCAGACAAATAAACTGCATCACCAGCTATCTTTAGccacatctgttttctttaatgaaacGTATTTTCCTGTAGAAATGCTGCCTTAAAAATCATGACCACGCTAATTATCTATGGCAAGCACATCTTCCTCAACTAACGACAGCTCGAGCATATTATCGTTTGCACCAGACTTCATTCTGAAATTGAAAGACCCATAGAGCTTTGCAGACTCCTTGGAGGACGCAAACCGGCTCCTCCGGTACAGCTCCCCCTTCCACATGGACATCATCAGCAGGCTGGAGAGCACCACTCCCCCCAGGGTTAAGAGACACAGCCCGGCAATAACACAGCGGTCCAAGTGAGCCCCGATCCTAGCGCTCTCGTTCTCCAGCCTCTCCATCTCCCGGGCAGCCACGGTGTTGGGATCCACAGTCACGTCTCTGGGTACCACGTAGGAAATGATCACCAGCAAAATGCCACTAACTAGGAACAAAATGGCACTAATGAACCCGTAGTCCACGGATTTCCCGGCCGCCACCTCCGAGGCAGCATCGTCCTCCTCAGAGACCAGGGAAGGAGAATCGTGCACCCACTCGGgtggcagctccctgcaggaACGCTGCTGCAGAGGGGCATCCTGGCACCGGCCGCCCGCAGGACTGGGGGGACTTCTTGCATGCTCCAGGTTT
This sequence is a window from Pelecanus crispus isolate bPelCri1 chromosome 2, bPelCri1.pri, whole genome shotgun sequence. Protein-coding genes within it:
- the TMEM74 gene encoding transmembrane protein 74, whose amino-acid sequence is MACMELLYLAEEGRQAPLGTAAGWSLPSPPYEQQQQREGGEVDPRAAAAVAALHCKRHCKPLQRGPVAAEPPPAPQPSSPGTSPREHPAPPGTSQPCHPPERLPGEEDGGKKKACCCAQELETSFTYVDENVNLEHARSPPSPAGGRCQDAPLQQRSCRELPPEWVHDSPSLVSEEDDAASEVAAGKSVDYGFISAILFLVSGILLVIISYVVPRDVTVDPNTVAAREMERLENESARIGAHLDRCVIAGLCLLTLGGVVLSSLLMMSMWKGELYRRSRFASSKESAKLYGSFNFRMKSGANDNMLELSLVEEDVLAIDN